One Desmodus rotundus isolate HL8 chromosome 10, HLdesRot8A.1, whole genome shotgun sequence genomic window, GAGGGGGGAAGGCGCCCGACCAGGCTCGGAGTCCCACCCCGGAGTCGGGCGGGGCCGCTTACGGGGCGAGAGGGTGTCAGCGCGGATGGGCGGCCTGCAGGGGATCTGGTCCCAGGGACGAGACTATCCCCCTGCGCCCGATTTCGGGCGCCCGCCTGCGGGACCCCCCCGGCGCGGCCGGGTCCCGCGGCCCGGGCGGGAGGAGGCTCCTCTGCGCCCGCGCGCCGCCCTCGTCCAAGCGCCCTGGCCAGGCCGGACCAGGCTGCTCCATTTCCGAGACCCCGGGGCGGGAGAGGGCACGGAGGCGGCGAGGGCGCCGCGCCCTCCCTGCTCCCGCGCGCCCCGCGAGCGGgcactgcctcccctcctccGCGCAGCCCAACCCTCCTCCCGCCGCTGCGCACTGCGAGCCACGTGCCCCGTCCGCCCATCATTCATTCCTTCGCTCCCCTGTTCTCATTCGCTCAAGAAACTAATTCAGGTTCATCCCCCCgtgcaccccacccccgccccagacaGTGATAGAAACGCGAAGGCAGGGCCAGGACCCTGGGCGCGTTGAGCCGGGGGTGAGGGGCCGCGGTGAGCCTGGcgcaggaggcagagccaggcGGATTTGGGAGGTTTGAGGAGGAAGCGGGGTAGCACCGGCGGGACAAACGCTCAAGGCTGGAGCCCGCAGGTGTCGGAGCTGCAGGGAtctcgggggggtggggggcggggcgccgGGGAGGAAGGTGAGGAGAGCGAGGCGCCCCCTGGGAAGCGGGGccgctgggggtggggagcgcgTTGTCCTCCTCGTCGTGCACTAAGAGGAAAGCCCACCCCTGCTCCAGCCACCAAGCCCGGGGGCCCAGCCACCTGCCCCCCCGCGGTGGCTTTCTCAAACGCGCACAAACGCACTGCGAGAGCCAAGCTGGCTGCAcagccctggggctgctgaggaTGTGAGATTTTCACCCTGAAATGGAAGGCTGACAGCTTCAGAATCCGCAGGGTGAGCCGGCGGGCTGGCGACCCAGGGAAGAGTTGTCGTGGGGTCCAAAGGTGGTCAGCATGCAGGGCCCGCCCTTCCTCAGAGGGTGGTCGGGCCTCTTTTCTGTTAAGGCCTTCGACTGATTGGGCGAGGCCCGCCATTGTGAGGGAAGGTAACCTGCTTTGCCCAGCGTCTgctgttcatttactttttaagaagattttacttatttattgttagagagaggggaacaagggagaaagagagggagagacaagtCACTGTTTGGCTGCCTCtggagcgccccctactggggacctggcccgaaacccaggcctgtgcccctgctAGGAACGgagccagcgacctttcggtCCGCAGGCCGGTGTTCATCCCGCTGAgcgcaccagccagggtgactaCTGCTCACTGAAATGTTAGTCCCgtctaaatttatatatatgcCCTCACAGAAACATCTCGCATGATGTCCGGCCAACTCACGGTGACCCACCAAGGAGCCATCGGCCCACAGAAGGGTGACTGTACCCCCGAGGCGCCCCGGGCCGGCTCACCATGATGTGTACGCGGGGGCATGTTGGAAACAGGGCAACCGTGGCTAGACAATCACCTGGGCAGCGGTGACAGTGCCTGACTCACGTGGTGGCATCAGGGCTGTGAAGTGCAGGTGAGTCAAGCGCTATTTCGGAGCAGACCAGCCTCCCTCTGTAACTGGCCGGCTGCGGAGGCAGGGGGGGAGCTGGGGATTCCCAGGCGTCTGGCTGGGGAGCTCCCTCGAAGGGGTAGTCACTGTAGGACCCTCAGGTGGGGCCCAGTGCCGGGTTTCCTGGGAGTGGCAGAAGCCCCTTGGGGAAAACTTTCCGAGTTCTTGCTgtgatgaggaggaagagggagggggcagggggcagggtcgTCCTAGCTGGGCTTtggaaagcaggggtggggggtggggcagcgtGGTGGCCAGGAGCTGCTTGTgtaccccttccctgcccccaccccctgcacacaGTGGAGGGCCCACCCcagcctgctccccctccccttcctgcccccttgCTTCGTGGGCTGGATGAGGAGCAGGGAGTCTCAGAGCCCAGACAGTGCCCTTGCGATGCCCTGGGTGAGAAGCTCTTTGGAAACCCCAGAATGAGCTGGAGCTGAGGCCCCGCTTCCTCTCCTGACCACACCCTGCAGTTCGGGCCGGTGCAGGAGGGCACTGCCCGGCCCCCGGGGCCTCTGTCGGCTGGGACCCTCTCGGCTGGGCACAGGCACGGGAGTAGCTGTGCAGAGCGTGTGCCACCAACTTAGAGGGTCAAGCCAGGGGCTTCACTCAACTGCTCAAGGGAAGAGACACCCCGAAactggggccaggtccctgagtGTGGAGAGCGGCTTGGCGAACAGGGCAGACCCATCCCTGGGGCTCAGAGCCTGAGGGACAGGAGCTGGAGAAGGAATCCGCTTCCCCAAACATGTCAGCACCCTTCCAGCGCCTAGTTCCCCGCCAGGATGCAAATACCACCAGGCCCGTCCCTAGCACTCGCCTGCGCCTTCTGTCTCCTCTCATCTCCCCCTTGCCTTCTCTCgtccctctgccacctcctctcCAGCCATTCCATCCCGGTTGGTAGCTGGGGCCCCCATAGGGTCCTACTCCCACAGGACCCTGCCCCAGCACCCGCCCCTCCGCCCTACGTCCAAGCCCCAGTGCAAGCGGCTCTCCCCAGCGCCACCAGCAGGAGGCAGCAGTTGGCAGCGGACTGCCCTGGGGTGTGGACCCCGGGTAGGCCTCCGTGTGCCCTGGTGGAAACCTAGGGTGAAGCCAGGGAGGGCCCGGTGCGGGGCCTGCAGGCTCTGGTCCAGCCCAGACTCTTCCCTGCTTCCAAGGCCCAGCTGGGGGAGACCGTGGACCCCTCCTCCTCTGAGGGCAAAGCCTGGCCCTTCCTCACTGTGACCCCAACCCCGGCCCACCTTCCACCCCTCTGGGGTCCTCGCCCAGAGGGCCTGGTCTCTTGGCCCCTCTCACTTCGGTTTCTGGAGACCCACAGACAATGTGGGGTTTTAAGATAGTGAgttgtgttaaaaataatatagctaCTGAGATAAAAGCTAAATGCTAGCAGTGTTTTTAAGGGGTTTTAAATTAAGGCAGAGACCAATGTCCCCACCATAGGACACCAGGGGCCTGAGGCgacctccttccccacccagcccagccccacaaGAAAGCCCCTATCTGCTTGGCCTCGGGTGGCACAGAGTAAAGGCTCGGTGTCAGTCCGGTCCCCACCCCGTGGGCCCCCCAGGCGGGGCTGTGTGAGTAGAGAGTTGCCAGGCCCCTGGGTGCAGACCCCTGGCCCTCCGGCCCTCGCACCTCGGGGAGGCAGGAGCCTGGGCCCTGCAGGAGAGGCCATGGTGCGTGGGGTCCGGGATGGGgcgctgcccctgcccagggcgGAGCTGCTGTCAGAACTCTAATAACACCGCACTTCTCAAGGGCGGGTGTGGAGATGCCCCTAAAATCCCTGCTGCCCAGGGTGGAAGgggctcctctcccctccccgggCAGCTGGGCACTTGGCAGCTCAGGTCCCACATTTAGGGGAGAGTTTTCCCCTCAGACAGGCGCCTCGGTTTCTCCCTCTGTGCAGTGGGGGTGACTGCACCCAGTcgtggcggtggcggtggcgaACTGGCGCAGACAACGTGATTTCCGCCTCGGGCTTTCCCCTCACAGGTAGTGATCGTAgtaaaaagtgttttccacattcctagtctttaaagaaaactattttcttcttcctgacaCCCAGGAAGGGGAAATACTAAAATGAGGACGTGCTAATCTCATCTCTCTGGTCCGAAGCTGCTTACCAGGGACTGGGTGTCACTTCCTGTGGTTCAGCAGCATCAGGCTTCAAAGGGCCACCCCCTGCGTGGGCCAGCCCGGCTGGGCTGTGGCCTGGGCGTCTGTCACCAGAGAGCCCTCTGCCACCGCCCAGCACGAGGAGAGGCTGGCTGTTCTCACGGGAGAGTGGTTTAAACTGAGGATGCCGAAATGTACTGAAATGGCCGTAACCTGGCTACACGTGACCTGACACTGCCCTCCCACACGGTGCCCACACCGCAGGCCAGTGAGTTTAGCTCGATTCCCGTTCGcttgttacacacacacactgaagtgGTTATGTGTGGCGGCAGCCCCGAGCGGGGCGGACAGGCAGAGGGGCCGAGAGTGGGACCTGGAAGCAAGTTTGGGGCCATCCTGACTGGCAGAGCCACCTGGGCCgaagtcgggggtggggggggaagccCCACGTGGTCTGTTCCCGAAACTGACTGCTCCACCGTTGTCTCAGATGCTGGAAAATGGGCAATTTCTCTCTCATTCGCCACAGTCCAGAGCCTGGATTCTGTTGGGAAAgggtaagaaattaaaaaccagtGAAACACACCCAAATGGTAACAGCTGATCCTTCCGGCGGGGGACTGGGGGACAAAGGGGACTTCAGCTTTCTCACTTCCGTGTGTACTTTGTGCTGCGCAAATGTACGCCTTATCGGTGTGCAATTTCTGTAATCAAACTGTTTGGAACTTTTCTTCTGGACACTTTCCAACACAAGTAAGAGCAGACAGTACAGTGAGCTCCTGTTTATCCACCAGCTACACTTAGTAATTATTATTTCCCTAGTTTATGTTTTAAGTGAAATGGTTTAAAGAAAGTTCCAGGCGTGGGGACATATCACGGTTAAGTGTTTCAGAAGgcactactaaaaaaaaaaaaaaaaaaagcgcacACTGCGTGCATAACCTTGCGGCCATTGTCCCAACAACTCCGTCTCTCCCCTTCAAAGTCCCCCGGGGGTGCCGTCGGCCTGTTTGCATCTGCGCTGAAGCGAGGGTTGTTGCGTGTGGcttgctcttttctctttttctgcatcAGGCTctctcatccccccccccccaatagtGTCACATCAGTGACTTGTTAAAATCAGGTCAGAGGTCTCACGAAGCGTCCTACCTTCTGTGTCTTACCTGCTCACCGCCTTGTGtcatgaggggggacccaaataagcccggaatttatttattaaaaagttatgtgtttattcttccatgtttaaacttcCGTCACCCTcgaagcactctccatttgaagCCATACACCCGTCGAGaggttttttccactgcttagaACAGGGTTTGAACTCTTCGAGTTTGATGCCTGTAGTGCTTCCACCGTTTTCTgtctcacttcttccacatcggcaaaacgttCCCCTTGGAGGActgttttcatttggggaaatgaaaaaaactcgctcagggtgagatcaggtcaGTAGGGAGGTTGAGGCAtggggggtcatgccgtttttggtcaaaaacagctgaacactcagcaaagtgtgggcaggtgcacttgtaaaccCCCCATCATGAAATCGGCAAACATGTTGAATGAGTTCAAAAAAGCTCACTGCAGCCAaacccagcctctcacaacaacgccagcagGTGTACTgagggttcctagaacactcaacGGGTGGGGGAAGCCTGGACTACAAGggtcctgccctccagaaggtaattccacTTTTGTGGGGCTCCCCCTTGTATTTAACTCACCCCCATATGTCCTGGAACCTGGAAGTTAGTGGTAGAGTCTGAATGCTTCCTGGTTTTCCATTTTGGAGAGGATGCCCCCCAGGAGCTGGGGGCTCCTCTGGCCCCCATCCAGAAACGCAGAACCCTGGTCCCTCCTCTTACTGGATGCGAAGTCGGTCAGTGGACACGGGGTGACAGCTGACCCTGGCCATGGGCTTtgtttcctggtttctgtttagttttttctcttaaaaagcaGTAAACTTCTTATCCATCTGCCTTCCAAACTGAGATTGTGATAaaagagcccccccccccccaaagacaGCCATGTTGACTATTATATTTTAGAGTAACTCCCCTGTTCATatagcccctggcccctggctctgAGCACAGGGATCTGTGCCTGCGGAGCGATCttggtgcggggggggggggggggggggcgggggggcgcggGCGCAGGGCAACGGGCTCCTGCGGTGCGTGggtggggaagtgggtggggagtgAGCTGTGCGTCGCTGGTCTGCCTTGGTCTCCTTTTGGGGGCTTGTCGGTAGTACTGGGTGGCGGTAGTACGGGGTGGCGTGGCGGAGATGTCTCTTGTGTATGTGGATCCTTCTGCCTGCATCGCTGTCCTTGCTGTGGGTGGATATATGCCTCTCGTCTTTGGATGGGTGTGTTTTATAAACCACTTCAGTCTTGCTGAAAAGCAGTGAAGGGCAAGGCCAAGCAGGCTGGGCCCACGCTCATGGGACTGTGGAGTCACCGGGCTGATGGGCCAGGGGAGCGGGCCCCTCCTTCATCTGGGATTAAGACCCTCAGTCCCACTCATTTTGGGGACCACTCTGGGCTTTCTCCGCCTGGGGAGACAGCGTGCTGGGTGTACTCACAGGCTTTCCCTGACACGTCACTGGGACCGACCAGTTCTGTGGAAGTCAACAAGCAGCTGATTCCTAGCCCAGAATTCTGTGTGACTTTTCGtctgaagaaaatagaaacaggaaaAGCAAACTCATATTTCACTGAAAATCGAAGGTCCGCACAGCTCGTATTTCCTTCTCCGATGCCGGGAAGCCCACGTCGCCCCCGTGCCATGTCGGGGGGAGACTCCGCCAGTGATGGCTGTCCTGGGGGGCCGAGTCTCCCGTGTCGCCCGGGGGCTCCCAGGCTCGCTGGCCTGCAGCAAATGCCAGACAAACATGCGTCGAGAAGGGAAGCCCTAGCCCAGGTAGAATTCAGTTCCGCGTCACAAATCGTGTTCATTCTTTCTTCGACTCCCGATGACTCCAGCAAACATCCAGGGCTCGGTCTGGGCCAGGGAGCCCTGCGTGCTCCACGCCGACGCACACGACACGTGCTCTATGCCATGGAGCGTCGGTCCCCTTTCACAGGTGAGATTGGAAGTGGAAACGAGGGGATGACCCACCAGGTCACAACGGTAGTGAGAGAAGCTCCCGAGTCCCACTGGGCCTCACGGTCAGCACTCTGGGCTCTAAAATCATCAGAAATATTACTGAGCCTTCTCGGTTTGGAACAGACATTCAAAACCCATCGTGGGCCCGATGGGAAGCGGCTCCTGAGCAAATCGAAGGTCTGATCTCAGAGGGCCAGGCACTTATGGtccccccccttcccccaccccagggaagcCTGCAAAGGGACCGTCAGCAAACCTGTAATGCGGCGTAGAAAAATGCTTGTAAGATGCTCTGCGATTTAAAAAAAACCCGTGTCATGGTCCCAGCGATGTAGAATGGGCACATCGTAGAGAAAGGTTGGAAGGAAAATGtgccagaggaaaaaaataggaattaTTGGAGGGCCCTGGTTATTTTACTCTTAATATTACCTCTCCTCTCGTTATGGGGATAGTAATTTTAGCGACTAAGCCCTGAGGAAATCTGGCACCCTAGGGCACACAAAATATGAGACTTGgttaagaagatgaaaagaatCAGGGGAGCTTGTGACCCACCCCGAGCTGTGACttggtgtgtgtgagtgcgtggGCACCGCCCGAGGTGTGGCCTGCTTCTCTGAGGCTGTTTGGGGTGAAGAGAGTGTCACGTTAGAGAGGAGACCGGGAGGAGGCATCTCGTGTGACAGTCATTTCCAGAGCTGGCTGAGTGAGATCAAGCAGCCCCCTGTCTGGCAAGCCTCTGGGGGCGGACCACAGCCTCTTCCCAGACGCCCGCAGCCCGCACTTCCTGCTTTGCTGCGCAGGGGCCTCTGGCCGACCCACTTCCACCAGAGCCTCGGTTTCGGCATGCATGAGACGGGGCTCTCACCCCTGCTCCCCTCGGGGCATGAGAATGGGTCAGCCACGTGGATGTGCTTTCTGAAAATGAGGGGGTGCTGCCTGCAGGGCTGTAAGGGGGGCTTCTGACCCCGAGCAGGTGCCGTCCTGTCTCTGGTCCTCGGTGTCCTCGAATGGACAAAATGGGCTTCCCGCTGCACCGGCCTGTGACGCGAGCCCACGACTCAGGCCGTGCGGGCTGTCAGGATCGCTGAGTAAACACTTTCTGGCTCTGAGGAGAATGAGGGGGGAGGCGGATTCACacctctgcttcctctcccctctcgCTCACCAGGTGTTCCCCGGGCTCCTGCTGGGGGGGCTTCCCCATCActgaggctgggggcctggtgggggCGCAGGGTGCTCAGGGGCCTCCTGCAGGCCGCTCGGCCAAGGCCTGGAGCAGTTCAGACCTGAGGACCTCCCAGCGTCTGGAGCCCTCGATGTTCCCCAGAGTGAGGGGAGTGAGTCATAACACCAGTGCAGCCCTGCCAGCCCCGCCAGCCCCTGAGCTCCCTGGACCACTCATAGCCCCGGTCCTGGGTTCCCACACTGTGCCCTTAGAGCCGCAGGGTCGGGGGAGGTGACAAGGAAGCCCAGAATTAGTCACAAGCATCGAGTCAGAAATACCCATGCCCAGGGTGCCCGGTGCCCGGAGACTGACCTTTCAGCACCCAGATCAGCCGCACCTGGCGGCTCCTCTCTTCTGGTGATGACGGAGATGTGTCTTGTCCACCCTCCACCCAAGAGAGTGaggctggtgggggctggggagctgctGGAAACGGGCAGCTGGCTGTGACGGCgggagccagggcccagggctttGCGGCTCTTGCTTAACTGCCCTGAGAAGTGAAAGGCTCCTAGAGCACGTCAAGGGTGAAGACGTGGAAGCGGGAAAGGACGACAGCCTCACTCTCACACAGTTGCCCTCCCCTCGATTCCCTTCCCTCGGGCCGTGCCGTGTGCCCTTTCAGAAAACACACACAGGTGGCATCCTGCCTGTCCCCGTCACCCTGTGTCCTACCATCCATCTCACACTGTGACACCATCTTCATGACCGTCCCTTCCCCAGCTGCTGCTGCGCGCCGGGCCCTGCTGCTGGCCCGGGGACACAGCGTGGAATAACACAAAGCCCCTTCGCTCGGGGACCTCAGATTCTGCCGGGAGACAGACGCTAACCAGGCCAGGCGGTGCAATAGACGGTCAGCACCCAGGATCCCTGGAGACCGGGCAAAAGGCACTTCTAACCCACTTTAGAGTGCTTTGTGGCGCTCCCAAACCCACATACCCATCACTTTATATTCCTGAAGTGTGTGGGTGCTGAACAGGACTGTGTTACCTTTTAAAATCTATCATCACCGTTTTCCAGTCTCTCTCGAAGCAACACCTCACAGTGTGCGGGACAGTCTGTGATAGGATGTGCTGCGTTCAGAAGCCCCTGAAGAACCTGAAGGAGAACCACCTGACGTCCAGCgtttggtgggtggggggagtgggggcggggtaAGACGAGTCCTCAGGCTCTGGCTGCGGATTGACTAACTTCTTTCTGGAGACTCTGCCCTTTGCACTCTGGCAGCCGCTGGTGCGGGCCTGCTCACTCAGCCGGCTCCTCGCTGAGCGGGCCGCACCTCCCCAGGACGTGGCGGGCTCACTCAGGGGCCCACCCAGTGAAGGGAGGAAACTTTCTGGCCACATTGGAGGGAAATGCTGAGTTTCAGTAACGGCGGGGGTGTGGGGGTTGGTGGAGCGAAAGCCCCCCCTGGGCTCAGAGAAACTCAAGGTCTGGCTTCAGGGAGCACAAGTAGAAAATTGGTAGAAGCTGTGGGGGACTGAGTAGAGGCGGGGACTCGGCCCGCACAACCTGGTGAGGGCCTGTCCCGGAAGCTGAGAGCTCTCTGGGTGAAATAATCACCTCCCACGCCAGGGAGCCATGAGGGGGACCGGGAGGGCCCAGAGGGCCTGGGCTCTCGCCCAGGAAAGCAAAGTTTGTTCTGCTGGCTCCCCGCAGGCTGCAGGCTGGCCTCCCGGGGAGAATTCCTGAGCTCGGTCCCCTAACTGACTGCATTCCGTTATGGCAAATCTGCTTAAAGCAAAGCGACTGTTAACctgaaaataaaaggccaaagtgaaaagcagcaagaatttatttgaggaaaaaaaagaagaaaaacagtagcTATTCTGAAAGCACTGATCAGATGATCAGGAGACAGAGATGGGGTGCAAGGGGCGTGTATTTACgagaagggaaggggacagtgacCTCCACAGAGACTTCTTCCAAACAGCGTTTTCATTGTCAGCCTGGCAGTCACAGTAACTGCTCGCTTGGAGACCTCTGCAAACAGCTCTTTGGGGCGGTGTTGCCCTGGCCCGTCCGAGGTCACGCTGCCCGGTTTTAACGTCCAGGGTTTGAGGCAGAAGACGGACAGGGTGGCTCCTCTGGGGCCCCACAGTTGGAGACGGCAGCTTTGGGGTCTGAGCTGGATATTGTGCTGCTACTGCTGATGGGCAGGAAGCCCAGCTGCGTTttaaagtggctccatttatGTAGATACATAAATGTACTATATAAATAGTACACATGCACCAGATAGTATACATTGTATACGCTATATAAATAGTACACATGCACCAGATAGTATACATTGTATACGCTATATAAATAGTACATGTGCACCAGATAGTACACATTGTATACGCTATATAAATAGTACATATGCACCAGATAGTACACATTAATATACTATATAAATagcatatataatacatacacataatGGGACAAACACTGAATTTCCAACCCCCAGAAACCTCGAAGGCAGGTCACAGAGCCGCAGTGTGGACAGTCCTGAACTCTTGGGCTGGTGACCTCCGAAAGGATAGCAGGAAAGGCCCCGTGCGTAACTGAAAATCGCAAGGACACGTGTCCTCTTCGCAGTGGCCCCTGGCTGCCAGCGGCCCTTACGCCTTTGTCCTTCTCTCCATAACCTGCGAAACGTGAAGAGCTCTAAACTCACGAGAATAACCCATTCGTGGCTTTCCTGCAGGACGGCCTCGCCCACGCGGCTGCCGCCAGctctccccccaaccctgacCACCCTGAGGTCGACCTCAGCTACCCGGTTGAGTTTTGTCTGACCCGGGTTCAGTCACCACCTGACACTCCACGCCCACGTTCGTGCGAAGAAGGCCACCCGGTCGCGCTCAGGCTGGCAGCAGCGTTTATTGAGAAAGGGGAACCCGCACAGGAGATTCTGGTGTCCCTGGCCGGGTGACCGAGGATCTGAGCGCCTGCTGAGGGATCCCCGGCTCCCCTGTCCCAGGGAAGGGCCCAGGGAACttccaggtggaggggggagaaggtgTCCACCCGGGGCAGCCCTTCTGGGAACTCGCTGCGTGAATGTACCGGGCAGCTCGCTCTGGGGCTGGTTCCCAGGGCTTTGGTGAACTTTGAAACTGAAAATCTGAAGTGATGTGACTAACCGACAAGGCAAAGTCTGCAAAGGCGGCATGCACGAGGGCAGTCCATTCCCACAGTCTGTCGAGCTTTTTGGAGAGGGAGAGCATGTGGTCTGACTTGGAGAAGGTATTTCTCAGGACACGGAGGCTATCGCAGGCCCCACAGTTGGAGACGGCAGCTTTGGGGTCTGAGTTGAATATTGtggccgctgctgctgctgctgctgctgatgggcAGGGAAGAAACCCACTGGCCTCTCCTGTACCTGGCGAGCCTGTGGGCGACCCAGCTGCTGTCTGCTGGTTGCACAGCTAAGAAGGAGTCAGTCCAGGCGGCCACTAGGCTGAGAGACCTCTGATCCTGCCGCCTGGCTGGGGGAGCTCTGGAAGCCCTGAGGTCTGGGAAAGGCAAAGCCGGAGGAGACTCGGTCCTGGGTGCTGGCGGAGCGACGTGCTGCCAGCAGGGGAGATGCGTTCGGGGGGTCCAGCcgcctccctgggcctccgtCAGGCTGCGGCCGCTATGGGATTGCCGCGGCTATGTTCTCCGTTTGCGCTCGTCCCCAGCTTTCGGCCGGGCCCGAACCTCGGCGCTGGGGTCCCCGGAGCGCGAGGAGGCTGAGCTGAGCCCGTGCGCCAGGCGCCAGGCCCGGACGCGGAACGAGCGGTCCAACAGCAGGTAGATGAGCGGGTTGGCGCAGCTGTGGCAGAAGGCCAGGCAAGTGGCGATGGTGAGGCCCCAGCGCAGCGCCTGCAGCAGGCGGCAGGGCAGAGGCACCGCCCCGAGGCGCGCCAGGTGGAGGACGACACGCAGAACGCTGAAGGGCAGCCAGGAGCCCATGAAGGCGCCCTCGACGGCGCAGATGATGCGCAGTGGGGCGGTGGGGACGCGGCCCAGACGCGGCGGCCGGCGCAGACGGCGTGCCAGGCGGCAGTAGCAGAAGAAGGTGGCGCAGAGGGGCAGCGCGCAggtgagcagcagcagcaccagcccGAGGGCCTGGAAGGCGTCCGAGGGCCGCTCCCCGCACTGGCTGCCCGGGCCTTCGAGCAGCGGCTGCAGGTCGCGGGAAACCAGTGCGGGCAGACCGACCAGCAGCGCCGCGCCCCAGCCGCCCCAGCACAGGGCGCGCGCGCACTGCGGGGAGCGCAGCGGGCGAGCTCCGAGCGGCCGGGCCACAGCCAGGTATCGGTCGGAGGCCAGGCCGGCCAGCAGCAGCGCGCCTGCGCAGCGCGAGGCGGCCAGCGAAAAGCCGCTCAGCTTGCACAGCGCGCGGCCGAAGGGCCAGCGGCCGCCCCACGCCGCCGCCGTGGCCCACAGAGGCAGTGTCAGCACCAGGCCCAGGTCGGCGGCCGCCAGGTGCAGCACGAAGGTGTCTGCCAGACGCCGCGGGGCGCGCCGCCGGGCCAGCAGCCGCAGCACCAGGCCGTTGCCCAGCAGGCCGACGGCGAAGGCCGCCAGGTAGAGCGTGGGGACGAAGGCGCGGGCGTAGGGCAGCTCCCAGGACGCGCAcagctccagctcctcctccagggcACCGGACCCCGACCCCGAGTAGTCCCAGGACGCCGTCTCTGGGCTGGGGctccagggctgggtggggggcatGGCCGGGCTAGAGCCTGTGCGCACCGACGACGCAGCGCGGGCGCAGGTGGCGGCAGCGGCTCTGCAGGCGGGTGCCCAGCACCTCCCTTCCTGCAACCAGGGCCCAGGGGATGGGTGGgcaggaaggtggaggaggggaggagagtgtgggggaggggctgcttccCCGGTGCAGGATGGTGGCCTAGGAGTTGGGGTTgcccaggggaagggagggttaaGGGACAAGGCAGAGGACCTCCATTTCTGGGTCCCCAGAGGAAAAGTCCTTAGTGCCTGGAGACCCGCCTGGCCTCCCACTGGGGGCAGCCTGAGGGCAGGGCGCGAGGCGTGGGTGCCCTGGAGCCCTGCCTGTGCTccgcctccctccctgccccccagggtcCGGTCATCAGTGTTCTCCGGtttcagaggggaggagagagacccGCAGGAGGGTTTCCTCTGGGCGGTAGCGCCTCAGCCCGCGCCCACCCACCTGCGCTCCCGGAAGAACTTCTGCCGGCTGCACAGCCCAGGCCCAGTGGGTGCGTGGGGAGCCTGcccctggggccctgcctccGGCCACCAGAGCTCACCGGTGGGTGTGAGTGTCCTGGGACAATGGGCTGAAGGTCTGACCACAAACAGCCGCTTTTCCGACCTAATCAGGTCCTTGGGAAACCGTGTGGGGGTTTCGGCTGAGGAGCGAGGGGTGGCATTCCCCAGACAAaaggagcagggcctggggttCAAATCTAagctc contains:
- the GPR25 gene encoding probable G-protein coupled receptor 25, whose amino-acid sequence is MPPTQPWSPSPETASWDYSGSGSGALEEELELCASWELPYARAFVPTLYLAAFAVGLLGNGLVLRLLARRRAPRRLADTFVLHLAAADLGLVLTLPLWATAAAWGGRWPFGRALCKLSGFSLAASRCAGALLLAGLASDRYLAVARPLGARPLRSPQCARALCWGGWGAALLVGLPALVSRDLQPLLEGPGSQCGERPSDAFQALGLVLLLLTCALPLCATFFCYCRLARRLRRPPRLGRVPTAPLRIICAVEGAFMGSWLPFSVLRVVLHLARLGAVPLPCRLLQALRWGLTIATCLAFCHSCANPLIYLLLDRSFRVRAWRLAHGLSSASSRSGDPSAEVRARPKAGDERKRRT